A single window of Nicotiana sylvestris chromosome 3, ASM39365v2, whole genome shotgun sequence DNA harbors:
- the LOC138887418 gene encoding uncharacterized protein, which yields MEEGGVNLQVIFEMLQSQHITIAQLQSQNRTPNIDEPVNARHAEPALERPDESGSGTDPTIMKMLEELTKRIELGENKIEVNDKKVETYNSRVDQIPGAPRVLIGLDAKKFIQKPFPPSVAPMPIPKKFRMPDIPKYNGTTNPNKHITSYTCGIKGNDLNDDEIESVLLKTFGETLSKRPMICYHNLAPNSIDSFAMLEDAFVKAHAGAIKVAIRKSDVFKIKQRDGEMLKEFLSRFQMERMELPPVSADWEIQAFI from the coding sequence ATGGAAGAAGGGGGAGTcaacctccaagtgatattcgagatgctgcaatCTCAACATATCACCATTgctcaacttcagagtcagaataGGACTCCAAACATTGATGAACCAGTGAACGCCCGACATGCTGAACCAGCACTTGAAAGGCCCGATGAAAGTGGCTCGGGAACTGACCCCacaatcatgaaaatgctcgaggaactgacTAAAAGGATCGAGTtaggagaaaataagatagaagttaatgataagaaggtggaaacttacaaTTCTCGGGTAGACCAGATACCGGGAGCACCTCGAGTTTTGATAGGTCTAGATGCCAAAAAATTCATACAGAAACCTTTCCCCCCAAGTGTGGCTCCAATGCCCATTCCCAAGAAGTTTCGCATGCCCGATATACCGAAATATAACGGAACAACTAACCCTAACAaacatattacttcatacacttgtggaatcaaaggaaatgacttgaatgatGATGAAATCGAGTCAGTATTATTGAAAACGTTTGGGGAAACACTATCAAAAAGACCTATGATCTGttatcacaacttagctcctaactctattgattcatttgctatgttggAGGACGCCTTTGTGAAAGCACATGctggggccataaaggtggccatAAGAAAATCAGAtgtcttcaaaataaaacaaagggaTGGCGAGATGCTAAAGGAGTTCCTGTCGCGGTTTCAGATGGaaagaatggaattaccaccagtctctgCTGATTGGGAAATTCAAGCCTTTATCTAA